The sequence ACACGACCTGATTGATTCGGGCAGATAGCCCTCACCCTTCGGGCATTCTTTCAGAATGTCATTTTTGTGATGCAAAAATTGAAGGGATTGCGACAAGTATTTTCCTCCATCTACGATGGCTGAAAATACTTCATTTCAACGAACCACACGACCTGATTGAAGGGATTGCGACTATGCGGCCCGCCTGCGGGGTTTGTCTCCCCAGAGATCTTAACGAACCACACGACCTGATTGAAGGGATTGCGACGGGTCTGTCTGTATCATCTCTTTTACTCCGAGTTGCGCTAAACGAACCACACGACCTGATTGAAGGGATTGCGACAAGGATTTAATCGCACTATCCAATTCCTCATCATTTTTGGCAAACGAACCACACGACCTGATTGAAGGGATTGCGACCCATGACAGAACCTAGGAATACCCCTAACATTCCAGTTAAAAACGAACCACACGACCTGATTGAAGGGATTGCGACTCTCCAGCTCTGGCTTCATATGACCCCCCAGAAAAGATAAACGAACCACACGACCTGATTGAAGGGATTGCGACTAGCCCCAAGAACAGCTTTGATTGCCCAAAACATTACTTAACGAACCACACGACCTGATTGAAGGGATTGCGACAACAATAGGCAGCAGGGTTATTTTCTCTGCTGCCCTTGCTAACGAACCACACGACCTGATTGATTCGGGCAGATAGCCCTCACCCTTCGGGCAATCTTTCAGAATGTCATTTTTGTGATGCAAAAATTGAAGGGATTGCGACCTTCACAGTGGGCTTGCTTGTTTCAGGCTTCACAGTGGAACGAACCACACGACCTGATTGATTCGGGCAGATAGCCCTCACCCTTCGGGCATTCTTTCGGAATGTCATTTTTGTGATGCAAAAATTGAAGGGATTGCGATTCCTCTCTGCTTGAAAGCCTTCGAAAAAAATTTTTTGGTTTGCCTACTTGACTATAATTCTATATACGTTACTATGAGAAGAAACGCGGTATTTTTTATCAGACATCGGTGCTTGCAGGGTTTTTCCTTTAAGATAGCAGGAGGCTTTTTTTATGGATGAACAACTGAATTTAGGCACCATAGTTTCTGTACGTGGAAGTGTAGTGGATGCGCATTTTCCATCCAGACTTCCTTCAATTTTCAATATCCTCAGAACCGGAGACAACAACGAGATCGTAATAGAAGTAAATACACACCTCAATTCAACTACTATCAGGGGTATATCGCTTACAACTACACAGGGGCTTGCAAGAGGAGCTCAGATCATCGATACCGGCAAGCCTCTGAGCGTACCTGTCGGCAAGGATCTTCTGGGCAGGATGATGAATGTCTTCGGTGAACCCATCGATTATCTGGGAGATGTGCCGGGTGAACTCCGCTCTATACATGCCAAACCCATACCGCTTAAAGAACTGTCCGCCTCATCGGAAATATTTACTACAGGCATCAAGGCCATCGATGTCCTGGCGCCGCTTCAGCGCGGAGGCAAGGCTGGCCTGTTCGGCGGTGCAGGTGTCGGAAAGACCGTTCTGATAACGGAAATCATACACAACACGGCCAAGGCGCATGAAGGCGTCAGCATATTCTGCGGCATAGGAGAGAGATGCCGCGAAGGCGAAGAGCTTTACAGGGATATGCGGGATGCAGGGGTACTCAAAAATACGGCCATGGTTTTCGGCCAGATGAACGAGCCCCCGGGAGCGCGCTTCAGGGTCGGTCACGCGGCACTTACAATGGCAGAATATTTCAGGGAAGATGCGAAGCAGGACGTGCTCATGATGATGGACAACATATTCCGCTTTATTCAGGCGGGTTCCGAGGTTTCCGGCCTTATGGGCAGGCTGCCGTCGGAACTCGGTTACCAGCCCACGCTGTCAACCGAACTGTCCGAGCTTGAAGAGCGCATCTGTACCACCAGGTCAGGGGCCATCACTTCCATACAGGCAGTTTACGTGCCGGCCGATGATTTCACCGATCCCTCGGCGGTTCATACATTCAACCACCTTTCCGCCTCCATTGTCCTTTCTAGAAAAAAGATGAGCGAAGGGCTTTATCCGGCCGTCGATCTTCTGCAGTCCAATTCAAAGATGCTCATGCCCGGCATAGCGGGTGAAAGGCATTACAGGATCGCCCAGGAGATCAGGCGGACTCTGGGCATATATGAGGACCTAAAGGACATTATCGCGATGCTTGGTATAAACGAGCTTTCAAGGGATGACCAGCGCATGGTCTACCGGGCGCGCAGGCTGGAGAGATTCTTTTCCCAGCCGTTCTTCACTTCCGAGCAGTTCACCGGCCTTCAGGGAAGGATGGTATCGATCGAGGACACGCTTGTCGGATGTGAGAGGATATTAAATGACGAGTTTGCAGATTATCCCGAGTCAAGCTTTTATATGATAGGGACAATTGACGAGGCAAAGAAACCTTGAACGTGAAAATTCTGCTCCCATCTGAAGTGTTTTTGAAAGGTGAGGTTTCAAAACTGACCGCCGAGGCCGTAAACGGTTCGTTCTGCCTGCTCCCAAGGCATATAGACTTTGTTTCGGCCATCATTCCGGGAATCCTCATAATGGAGGATGCAGAGGCCAGGAAATCTTTCTACGCGATCGACCAGGGCATACTGGTCAAAAAGGGGGATGACGTATTCATATCGACCAGGAATGCGTTTTCGATACCTGACCTGGGAAAGGGCAGGGAAATAGTCGAAGAAAAATTCAAGATAATTGACGACCGGGAAAAGACTTCAAGGGCGGCTGCCTACAGGCTGGAGGCGGATATGGTGCGACGCCTCATGGAGATAAAGGGAAATGCCTAAAATAAGGAAACCACCTCAAAGGCGTGGAATGAAGAGAGAGGACAGGTTTGCAACCGAGGTGGGAAAAAAAGAGGCAAGAAAGATCAAAAGCGAACTTGAGCCGGATCAGACCGTCTGGTTCGGACTGGGGATGTTCGGGATTATAGGCTGGTCGGTCGCTATCCCAACCCTTATCGGTGTGGCCTTGGGCTTATGGATAGACAGCAGATGGCCAACGCAATATTCCTGGACCCTGATGCTTCTTGTAACGGGTCTTGCACTGGGCTGTCTGAACGCATGGTACTGGGTTAAAAAAGGAGGGATTACAAAAGAATGAATCCTGTGCTTTTGCTGCTTATATCATTTCTGGGAGGTGCCTTGCTCGGGGCGTTTTATTTCAACAGCCTGTGGAAAACGGTCAGAAAGGTGACCGATGAAGGCAAACAGGGGATATTCATGATAACCGGGTATTTCATCAGAACAGGTGTTGTGCTTGCAGGTTTCTATATAATCATGTCCGGCAGTTGGGAAAGGATGGTTGCCGCGCTCGCAGGTTTCATTCTGGTGAGGGAAGTCATGAAGCGTGTTTTTGGCGCAGAAAAGGCGGTCTAATAAAGTAATATGGAAATTTTATCACTCAATCAGATAAGCCCGGACCAGGTTATCCTGTGGCACTGGCGGTTTATTACGATTAACGCAACCCTCGTTTTCACCTGGCTGGTCATGGCGATCCTGATTCTGACCTCGTGGCTCGTTACAAGAAATGTTACATCGAGTGAAAATATATCAAGATGGCAGGGTTTGCTTGAAGTGGTAGTTACTGGTATTCGAGAACAGATCAGGGAAACTTCGCACGGCGACCCTGATGAATATACAGCCTTTATAGGCTCGCTATTTCTCTTCATTGGGTTGTCTAACTTTATGATGTTTGTCCCTGGTTATGTGGCCCCTACTTCGTCTCTGACAACCACCTGCGCACTGGCGATATGTGTTTTCATCGCCGTGCCTTTTTATGGAATCAAGAATCAGGGTGTTGTGCATTATCTGAAGGAATATTTCCAGCCCACGCTGATATTTTTCCCGTTTCATGTAATGGGCGAGATAACAAGGACGCTGGCGCTCATGATTCGTCTTTTTGGAAACATGATGAGCCATGACAAGGTAATAGGGATACTGCTGGCGGTAACGCCGTTTCTGTTCCCGGTCGTGATGCAGTGTCTAGGGCTTTTGATAGGTATGGTTCAGGCCTACATCTTTGCAATACTGGCCATGGTATATATAGCATCGGCATCCCAGGCCCAGGAGGAAAAGCATCAGGCTGCAGTGTGATAAAGGTGTAGAGATAAATAAATAAGGGAGACAGGTTATGGACAGTGTAACATGGATCGCCGTTGTTTCAATCATTTCAGCCGGGCTTGCCATGGCAATCGGTTCTATCGGTCCTGCACTTGGAGAAGGGACAGCAGTGAGCCAGGCTCTGAGTGCCATTGCCCAGCAGCCTGATGAGAAAAATTCTATCACGAGAACGCTCTTCGTAAGTCTTGCCATGATCGAGTCGATTGCCATTTACTGTTTCGTCATCTCGATGATCCTCATATTCGCAAATCCGTTCTGGGATCATGCCACAAAGGCACTGAAATAGACGAAAATGCATATCGACTGGTTTGTCCTTCTCGCTCAGATAGTAAACTTCATGATCCTTGTCTGGCTTCTGAAGTTCTTTCTCTATGGAAGAATAATCAAGGCCATAGATGAACGTCAGGCAAGGCTTGCCGCTGCAAGGGAAGAAGCCGACCGCATGAAGAAAGAGGCCGAGGATGCAGCAAAAGAATATGAGAACAGGAACAGGTCTCTTGATGAAAGGATGTCGGCCATGCTTGATGATGCCAGAGTAAAGGCTGAAGCAGAGAAAGCCGAACTTACCGAACGGGCAAGGAATGAAGTGGATGAACTGAAGAAGGCATGGAAGGATACCCTGACAAGTGAAAAAACGGCTTTCCTGAATGACCTCAAATCAAGAGCGGGTTCTCATGTCCAGGAATCGGTGAGGAAGATATTGCGTGACCTTGCCAACATCAGCCTTGAGGAGCAAATTGTCCTTTCATTTATGGACAGGTTGAAGAATGCTGACGCCGGAACGCTTGAGATGCTCAGGCAGGCTGATCAGGAGACAGGTGTAACAGTCAGGACTTCCTTCGAGGTCGAAGAAGAGCTGGAGAAAAAACTGGTCAGATATTTAAAATCGCTCGTTGCGGAAGGTGTCCCACTTATTCATGAAGTCATACCCGATGAAATTGCAGGCATTGAACTCGTATCTACGGGAAAAAAGATTTCATGGAGTGTCGGAGAATATCTTGAGGATCTGAAACAGAGGTTTAGTGAGGCGCTGAAGGAAGATATCCCCGATGCGCCTCAGACTGTAACTTCCTGAAAAGGCAAGGAGAAAAGACATGGGAGCGGATGCGGGGGCTCTGGACAATGTCCTTAAAGATACATTTACAAGGCTTAAAAGCTCGCTAGACGGCTACCAGCCCGAGATAGCCGCAGAAGAAGTTGGAACCGTCACCTTTGTCGGTTCCGGTATTGTTCTTGTGAAAGGCCTTTCCGGGGTCAGATCCGAGGAAATTGTCCATTTCCCCGGTGATCTTTACGGACTCGTATTCAATGTGGATGCAAATGATTCAGGAATAATAATGCTTGATTCGACAGAGACGCTCAGGGCAGGCGACGAGGTAAAACGCACAGGCCGGGTCCTTGATGTTCCAGTCGGTGAGGCTTTTCTTGGCCGGGTCGTTGACGCAATCGGCAGGCCTCTCGATGGATTGGGCGAGGTGCATGGCAGTGAAAGGATGCCGGTTGAAAGGCTGGCACCGCCCATAATGCACCGCGATCCTGTAACCGTTCCTCTTCAGACCGGGTTAAAGGCAATAGATGCGCTCATTCCAATAGGAAGGGGGCAGCGTGAACTGATTCTCGGTGACAGGCAGACAGGCAAGACCGCTATTGCCCTGGATACGGTAATCAACCAGAAAAACACCGGCGTGATATGCATTTATTGCGCAGTCGGAAAGCAGGGGGCGGACGTTGCAAGGACAGTTGCCGTGCTGAAAGAATATGGTGCCATTTCATATTCAATAGTGGTGGTGGCGTCAGGGGAAGATGCGGCGGGCCTTCAGTATGTCGCGCCGTATGCTGCTACGTCCATGGCCGAATACTTCATGTCAAAAGGGAAGGATGTGCTTATCATCTATGACGACCTTACAAGCCATGCCAGGGCTTACCGGGAACTTTCACTTCTGCTCAGGCGTCCGCCGGGCCGTGAGGCGTACCCCGGTGATATATTCTATATTCATTCGAGGCTTCTGGAGAGGTCGACGCACCTCAGGAAGGAATATGGCGGCGGTTCGTTGACGGCGCTGCCGATCATTGAAACAGAGGCAGGCGATATTTCATCATATATCCCGACAAATCTTATTTCCATTACCGACGGTCAGCTGTACCTTTCCACCGGCCTTTACCAGAAGGGTGTGCTGCCGGCAATAGACGTAGGCAAGAGCGTGTCGCGGGTCGGCGGCAAGGCGCAGCTCCCTGCATACAGAGCCGTCGCTGGGGATCTTCGGATATCATATTCCCAGTTCGAGGAGCTCGAGAGCTTTTCCCGCTTCGGAACAAGGCTTGATGAGGCGACGAAGAAGACGCTTGAAAGGGGCTGGCGTGTACGTGAAGTTCTGAAACAGCCGCAATTCAAACCTATTCCGGTTGCAGAACAGATTGCTGCCATGCTTGCTGTCACCAACGGGGCATTTGACAATGTTCCAACGGCAAATGTTAGTGAAGCTGAAAATGCGCTCAGAAAAAATGTTAAAGAGAATCAGGGCAGCATCTGTTCTCAAATTGAAAACGGAAACAAGCTAACCGATGAAAACAGGAAGGTGCTTCTTGATGAAGCAGTAAAAGCCTCTGCTCAATTCTCGGAATTGACTGAAGATGGAAACAGTTGAAACGCTGAAGAAAAAGATCAAGAGCACGAATGACCTTCTTGGTGTCGTGAAGACCATGAAGGCGCTGGCCGCTGTCAGCATACGACAGTTCCAGCGTTCGGTCGAATCCCTTTCGGACTATACGAATACTGTTGAAATGGGACTTGAGATTGTATTGAAAGGTCAGATTGAGCCTGTAGAAAAGACAAAAAAACCAAAAAGCATAGGGGCTGTTGTTTTCGGTTCCGACCAGGGGCTCTGCGGGCAGCTGAATACACTGATTGCTTCTTATGCGGCGCTTGAAATTCAGATGACGCAGGTGGACTTCGACGAGGTGGTGTTGATCACTATCGGGGAAAGGGCAAGGGATTACCTTGAACTTGCCGACCTGGATGTCATTGAGAGTATTACCACGCCAAGCTCGATATCGGGAATAACCCCTGCGGTTCAGGAGCTTGTGATGATATTGTACGACTGGCACTTCAACCAGAAAGTGGAGCAGATTTACCTGTTTTTCAACAAGTACGTATCAGGTTCGAATTACAAACAGGAAGGTATAAGAATCCTGCCGATTGACCGGGAATGGCTTAATAAAATAAAAAACCGAAAATGGGATTCGAGGACGCTTCCGTTTTTTTCAATGAAAAAGGAGATATTGTTTCATCATCTGATAAGGGAGTATCTTTTTGTAAGTCTGTACAGGGCCTTTGCCGAGTCACTTGCAAGTGAAAACGCCTCCCGCCTCGCTGCAATGCAGAGTGCCGAAAAGAATATCGAAGAAAGACTTAATGAACTTAATCTGAGTTATTTCAGGCAGCGCCAGTCGAAGATTACAGAGGAGCTTATCGATATAGTATCCGGATACGAGGTGCTGAAAAATTCCTGAAGTGTCAGAATCAGACGCCAGGTATTTTAGTCCTGAAAAGAAAGAAGACGGCTCCGAGCAGGCATAATCCTGCCCAGATGTAATCTATGGAAGGTTTTTCCTTCAGATATATTATGGAAAAGGGCACAAACACGGAAAGTGTTATGACTTCCTGCAATATCTTGAGTTGTCCAACATTCATTACATGATGCCCAATCCTGTTTGCGGGAACTTGTATCATGTATTCGAATAAGGCAATGCCCCAGCTTAACAGCGCGGCTATAATCCAGGGTTTGTGAGAGAGGTTTTTAAGGTGGCCGTACCAGGCAAATGTCATGAAGATGTTACTGAAACACAATAGTATAATGGTTGATAAATAAGTTTTCATTGTTTTCCTTCTTGATGCAGCCTGTCGATTTAAAAGACGGCATTTGTTTATCAAAATAATTGTTAATGTCAATAAAAAATCAGTTCAGTCTTGCAAGAATGCTATTTATTGCTGTAAACTAGTATATAAGGGTATATAAACAATCAAAGCATTTTTAAAATTGAGGAGGAACCTGATGAAAAGATATTTGATGGCATCTGCAATATTTTTGGTTTTGATAACCTCACCATGTTATGCAGGAGTTAAAGCCGGTAGTATTTCTGCAGGGTTCGAAGACGGATGGTATGTTTTTGACGGGCAGGAAGATATTACCAACACGACTCAGGCAGGCATCTGGGTTGGTTATGATGCAACGAAGAATATAGGTATTGAAGCTAAATTAGCATACAGCGGAACATTGAACGATGACGAGACGCAGAAGGTCAGGGTCTGGTCATACCGCGCAGAAGGGTTGTACTACTTTATGCCTGATGCGACATTCGTTCCTTATGGTGCGGTCGGGGTGGGCTGCAGATCAACCAGATTCACAAACGACACACTGGATGTCGATGCATATACAGGAGGCGACCGCAACTATCTGACAGTGGATGTTGGTCTGGGTGTGAAATATTTCATAACCGATTATCTTGTGGCGAGGCTTGATGTCAGAGATGTAATGCTTCCCAGCAGGTATAAAGATGATTTTCTTAACAATATTGAAGCAACCCTCGGAATCGGTTTTTATCTGGCTAAAAAACCGAAAACGGCAGCGCCGGAACCAGCTGCTGTTGCAGCCCCTGAACCCGCTCCTGAAGCAGTCGTGGCTCCTCCAGTGCCCGAACCGGCTCCTGTTCCGATAGTGGAGAAGCCAGCCCCGGCCCCTGTCGTCAACGAGGTGGAGAGAAAGATAGTCGAAAAGGGAAAAGCTACGCTTGATGTAAGGTTCAGGACAGCAAGCGCCGAGATAGATACCATGTATACTAACGACTTGAAAAGCTTTGCGGATGTCATGAAGAAGCATCCAGAACTTAAGGTTTATATAGAAGGCCACACGGATAATATCGGACCCTCTGACTACAACAAAAAGCTGTCGCAGGCACGTGCTGAAAATGTAAAGAAATATCTTGTCGAAAAGCTAGGAGTTGATGGCTCGAAACTTACGGCAATCGGCTACGGTGAAGAAAAACCTATAGCCAGTAACCAGACTGCAGAGGGCAGATTAAAAAATCGCCGTGTTGAAGCCGTTGTTGAATATGATAAGGTCAAAGACGTGAAAAAATAGTTTTCCTCCCCGAATAAAGAATATTTCCAACGCCTCCCGGATGTTATCGGGAGGCTTTTTTATACATACATCTTGGAATATGGATTGGCTTTAGTGTAATTACAAATTACAGGCGGTTCGGATAAAGGAGATTGCAGCAATGAGGAAGTGTTCTGTTTTTATCGTATATATTATCTTCCTGGTCTTCTCAGGCTGCTCAGGTGGCGATGAGATTTCTTCATCATCAGAACAAAGCTCTCTTGAATTTGTTACAGACATACCAGCCCTTTATTCAAACGTGTCACAAATAGAAGTAAGTGTATTTTATGAGCCTGATGCAGAGCCATATGTAGGAAATACACAGAATGGTTTTGCGTACTGGAGCATACTTGAAGCAAACATGGCAGCACTCTTTGAATCAAGGTCATTGATACCTGATATATACGTACCGAGAACTGTCCGGGAGATGACGGAAATTCCGGATCAGAACAAAACCTCCTGGAGTGCTCAGGATGTCTATGATCTGGCCAGGTCTTTTATTACAGGTTATTCATCTTCGCCCACGGCATGTTTTTATGTTTTCTTTGTCAACGGAAATTTAAGCGAGGACGGCAAAATTGAAACCTCTGTGATAGGCGCATCGATTACGGGAACTTCCATTATAGTAGTGTTCAAGGATGTCGTAAAATCAACGGGGGCTTCTCCAACACTTGTGAAATATGTCGAGCAGACTACCCTTGTTCATGAATTCGGACATGCAATGGGGCTTGTGAACAACGGTGTTCCGCTTAGGAGCATGCATCAGGATACTGCGCACGGCCATCATTGTACGAATAATGATTGTGTTATGTACTGGCTTAATGAAGGCCTTTCCGACCTCATGTCCTTCGTACAGAGATATATGGCAACCAACGATCCGGTAATGTTCGGACAGGAATGCCTGAATGATGCAATAAATTACAATCCATAAACGAGCAGTAGTTTAAACGGGAATAACTTCTTGAAACAGTGGATTTGAATATTATGCCTGTCTTGTCACGGATTGTTTTTCTAAAACCTCTGCGTCTCTTCCCGCAAGCTCTTCTTCGAGCGCACGACCTATGCCCGATGCCCCGCCGGTGATTATTGCCACCTCATCATAGAATGTTCTGAGAACGGATTTTTCAATATCTCGTTCCCCTTATCAATTGATCACGGCTATTGCCCTTGCGGGCGAGCCGTCTGAATTCATAAGCTTAAGAGGGAAACAGCAGAAAATAAAATTCTTTCCCGTCAATTCAGATAAATTTGAAAGATTTTCTATGATGACAATGTTCCGGCTCAGAAATATCTTATGGATCCTCATGTCTTCTGTATCCGGCGGGTCAATCGAGATCATATCGATGCCGATGCCTCTGAGGTTGAATCCTGCGAGCCATTCTGCAGACTCTGTTGAGAGGACCGGGTAACCTTTGAAGTAATTATCTCTGCCCCAGTATTTTCCCCAGCCCGTGTGCAGAAGAATGAACTGTTTTTTAGTAACAAGCTCCTTAAAAACCAGAAGTTCGTCTAATTCTATACTGTGGTTTTTAACGGCTTTCCGGCTCAAATCGATCACAGCGCCTTTTCCGATAAAATGGCCGGCACCCAGATCCTCAAGGCATGGCGCACCTCTCAATATATGAGATGGCGCATCCATATGCGTACCTGTGTGAGAATACAGTGTGATCTTCTTTTCTGCAAATCCGCACCCATCGATGGTGCAGGGGTTTGATATCACAGGCTGTTCTGTTCCGGGATAAACGGGCATGTCTTCGGAAATAGTCCTGCTGAGGTCTATAACCTGGCCAATGATCATATTTTCTCCCATCAGTTTTTTAAGTCTGGTAATAATTGAAAGACGAGCAATATTATTACCAGCGGTTCCAGTTATGGTCCAGCTTTCCAATACCGTCTATGTTTACGGGTACGCCTCTGACCATGGCAGTCCCTTTCAATTCGAACAGCTGCTCGTAGTAGTCGATATGGATATACTCTATCAGAGGAGGGATTCCCATGCGGGTATGGTGTCCTGCGAGAGGGGTTATGACAAGATCGATATCAGGAGATTTGACAGACCAGGGTTTATCAGGCTGTGACGGATCAAATCCGAATTGTGCCGGTGAAAACAGATAGCTCATATTGTTGCCGTCCCACAGACATGTGTAATGATGGGGAACACCAGCATCGTAATGGCAGCTCAGGACG is a genomic window of Desulfomonilia bacterium containing:
- the atpD gene encoding F0F1 ATP synthase subunit beta, producing MDEQLNLGTIVSVRGSVVDAHFPSRLPSIFNILRTGDNNEIVIEVNTHLNSTTIRGISLTTTQGLARGAQIIDTGKPLSVPVGKDLLGRMMNVFGEPIDYLGDVPGELRSIHAKPIPLKELSASSEIFTTGIKAIDVLAPLQRGGKAGLFGGAGVGKTVLITEIIHNTAKAHEGVSIFCGIGERCREGEELYRDMRDAGVLKNTAMVFGQMNEPPGARFRVGHAALTMAEYFREDAKQDVLMMMDNIFRFIQAGSEVSGLMGRLPSELGYQPTLSTELSELEERICTTRSGAITSIQAVYVPADDFTDPSAVHTFNHLSASIVLSRKKMSEGLYPAVDLLQSNSKMLMPGIAGERHYRIAQEIRRTLGIYEDLKDIIAMLGINELSRDDQRMVYRARRLERFFSQPFFTSEQFTGLQGRMVSIEDTLVGCERILNDEFADYPESSFYMIGTIDEAKKP
- a CDS encoding F0F1 ATP synthase subunit epsilon, translating into MKILLPSEVFLKGEVSKLTAEAVNGSFCLLPRHIDFVSAIIPGILIMEDAEARKSFYAIDQGILVKKGDDVFISTRNAFSIPDLGKGREIVEEKFKIIDDREKTSRAAAYRLEADMVRRLMEIKGNA
- a CDS encoding AtpZ/AtpI family protein: MKREDRFATEVGKKEARKIKSELEPDQTVWFGLGMFGIIGWSVAIPTLIGVALGLWIDSRWPTQYSWTLMLLVTGLALGCLNAWYWVKKGGITKE
- a CDS encoding ATP synthase subunit I, with the translated sequence MNPVLLLLISFLGGALLGAFYFNSLWKTVRKVTDEGKQGIFMITGYFIRTGVVLAGFYIIMSGSWERMVAALAGFILVREVMKRVFGAEKAV
- a CDS encoding F0F1 ATP synthase subunit A yields the protein MEILSLNQISPDQVILWHWRFITINATLVFTWLVMAILILTSWLVTRNVTSSENISRWQGLLEVVVTGIREQIRETSHGDPDEYTAFIGSLFLFIGLSNFMMFVPGYVAPTSSLTTTCALAICVFIAVPFYGIKNQGVVHYLKEYFQPTLIFFPFHVMGEITRTLALMIRLFGNMMSHDKVIGILLAVTPFLFPVVMQCLGLLIGMVQAYIFAILAMVYIASASQAQEEKHQAAV
- a CDS encoding F0F1 ATP synthase subunit C, with amino-acid sequence MDSVTWIAVVSIISAGLAMAIGSIGPALGEGTAVSQALSAIAQQPDEKNSITRTLFVSLAMIESIAIYCFVISMILIFANPFWDHATKALK
- a CDS encoding alternate F1F0 ATPase, F1 subunit alpha yields the protein MGADAGALDNVLKDTFTRLKSSLDGYQPEIAAEEVGTVTFVGSGIVLVKGLSGVRSEEIVHFPGDLYGLVFNVDANDSGIIMLDSTETLRAGDEVKRTGRVLDVPVGEAFLGRVVDAIGRPLDGLGEVHGSERMPVERLAPPIMHRDPVTVPLQTGLKAIDALIPIGRGQRELILGDRQTGKTAIALDTVINQKNTGVICIYCAVGKQGADVARTVAVLKEYGAISYSIVVVASGEDAAGLQYVAPYAATSMAEYFMSKGKDVLIIYDDLTSHARAYRELSLLLRRPPGREAYPGDIFYIHSRLLERSTHLRKEYGGGSLTALPIIETEAGDISSYIPTNLISITDGQLYLSTGLYQKGVLPAIDVGKSVSRVGGKAQLPAYRAVAGDLRISYSQFEELESFSRFGTRLDEATKKTLERGWRVREVLKQPQFKPIPVAEQIAAMLAVTNGAFDNVPTANVSEAENALRKNVKENQGSICSQIENGNKLTDENRKVLLDEAVKASAQFSELTEDGNS
- a CDS encoding F0F1 ATP synthase subunit gamma is translated as METVETLKKKIKSTNDLLGVVKTMKALAAVSIRQFQRSVESLSDYTNTVEMGLEIVLKGQIEPVEKTKKPKSIGAVVFGSDQGLCGQLNTLIASYAALEIQMTQVDFDEVVLITIGERARDYLELADLDVIESITTPSSISGITPAVQELVMILYDWHFNQKVEQIYLFFNKYVSGSNYKQEGIRILPIDREWLNKIKNRKWDSRTLPFFSMKKEILFHHLIREYLFVSLYRAFAESLASENASRLAAMQSAEKNIEERLNELNLSYFRQRQSKITEELIDIVSGYEVLKNS
- a CDS encoding DMT family protein, with the translated sequence MKTYLSTIILLCFSNIFMTFAWYGHLKNLSHKPWIIAALLSWGIALFEYMIQVPANRIGHHVMNVGQLKILQEVITLSVFVPFSIIYLKEKPSIDYIWAGLCLLGAVFFLFRTKIPGV
- a CDS encoding OmpA family protein, with protein sequence MKRYLMASAIFLVLITSPCYAGVKAGSISAGFEDGWYVFDGQEDITNTTQAGIWVGYDATKNIGIEAKLAYSGTLNDDETQKVRVWSYRAEGLYYFMPDATFVPYGAVGVGCRSTRFTNDTLDVDAYTGGDRNYLTVDVGLGVKYFITDYLVARLDVRDVMLPSRYKDDFLNNIEATLGIGFYLAKKPKTAAPEPAAVAAPEPAPEAVVAPPVPEPAPVPIVEKPAPAPVVNEVERKIVEKGKATLDVRFRTASAEIDTMYTNDLKSFADVMKKHPELKVYIEGHTDNIGPSDYNKKLSQARAENVKKYLVEKLGVDGSKLTAIGYGEEKPIASNQTAEGRLKNRRVEAVVEYDKVKDVKK
- a CDS encoding cyclase family protein; this encodes MIIGQVIDLSRTISEDMPVYPGTEQPVISNPCTIDGCGFAEKKITLYSHTGTHMDAPSHILRGAPCLEDLGAGHFIGKGAVIDLSRKAVKNHSIELDELLVFKELVTKKQFILLHTGWGKYWGRDNYFKGYPVLSTESAEWLAGFNLRGIGIDMISIDPPDTEDMRIHKIFLSRNIVIIENLSNLSELTGKNFIFCCFPLKLMNSDGSPARAIAVIN